The Juglans regia cultivar Chandler chromosome 2, Walnut 2.0, whole genome shotgun sequence genome includes a window with the following:
- the LOC109005033 gene encoding cyprosin-like: MALPIEDAESLRALTKKYGIPSNLGDSEEIDFIVLKNYLDAQYHGEIGISTLPQNYSVIVDTSSSNLWVPSSKCYLSVPCYFHIMYKLSDLSTYNKNGTSVAIQYGSGSISGFFSYDKVKVGNRVVKDQKFMKATREPGDVGAYSLGKREGNIPKEALRNPTVISEEVGNNVGYVAGMGFGLLALMVFEVNESDFYLWIAIIPIALILLAGTKLQHVNATLALEGITRFFT, translated from the exons ATGGCT CTTCCCATCGAGGATGCAGAGTCTTTAAGAGCTTTGACAAAGAAGTATGGTATTCCCAGTAATCTAGGTGACTCTGAGGAGATAGACTTTATTGTTTTAAAGAACTACTTGGATGCTCAGTACCATGGTGAGATTGGCATCAGTACTCTCCCTCAAAATTACTCTGTAATTGTTGACACCAGTAGCTCTAATCTGTGGGTGCCATCATCTAAGTGCTATCTCTCGGTGCCATGTTATTTCCATATTATGTACAAACTAAGCGATTTGAGTACCTACAATAAAAATGGGACATCGGTTGCAATCCAATATGGTAGTGGATCAATTTCTGGTTTCTTTAGCTATGACAAAGTCAAAGTTGGTAATCGAGTTGTGAAGGATCAGAAATTTATGAAGGCAACTAGAGAGCCTG GTGATGTTGGTGCTTACAGTTTAGGGAAAAGAGAAGGGAATATTCCAAAAGAGGCTCTGAGAAATCCTACGGTGATCTCAGAGGAGGTTGGTAATAATGTGGGTTATGTAGCTGGAATGGGATTCGGTCTGTTGGCTTTAATGGTGTTTGAAGTAAACGAGTCTGATTTTTATTTATGGATAGCAATCATTCCTATTGCTCTTATTCTTCTGGCGGGCACAAAGCTACAGCATGTTAATGCAACATTGGCATTAGAGGGTATAACTAGATTCTTCACATGA
- the LOC109005268 gene encoding probable E3 ubiquitin-protein ligase BAH1-like 1 → MHPFSLENLSSHRASSCSTTSPSLLVESITGWRIFDLGIRTPFQTCRAWNDIRVMGAAIAGYSNTSIGTAVDYAAIQVFDHKFFSKLTKEASEINGCFSSRVRHLLDLHVASGMQGYLFHLRHCFKNDQQAMVLEGWILGEYVTMNAITIKKILKKYDKVHCSENGRNFKSRLREEHIELLQSLLLIELATFYLSFNGKKGEFNEFSCDFDATRPVMTLRLLHSIKLEYDLTCVVCRDVVFNSYAMSCSHFFCKSCACL, encoded by the coding sequence ATGCACCCCTTCTCTCTCGAGAACCTCTCTAGTCACCGAGCCTCATCTTGCTCAACGACCTCACCCTCACTCTTGGTCGAATCAATTACTGGGTGGAGGATTTTTGACCTTGGCATTCGCACTCCCTTTCAAACCTGCAGAGCATGGAACGACATACGGGTCATGGGAGCTGCCATCGCGGGATACTCCAACACGTCCATTGGCACTGCCGTTGATTATGCCGCGATCCAAGTGTTTGACCATAAGTTCTTTTCTAAGCTGACAAAGGAAGCTTCGGAAATAAACGGATGCTTTAGTTCAAGAGTCAGGCATCTCCTTGATCTTCATGTTGCCTCCGGAATGCAGGgatatttatttcatttgcgTCATTGTTTCAAGAATGATCAACAAGCAATGGTACTAGAAGGATGGATACTGGGTGAATATGTTACAATGAATGCGATTACAATCAAAAAAATCCTTAAGAAGTATGATAAAGTTCATTGCTCAGAAAATGGGAGGAATTTCAAATCCAGATTGCGGGAAGAACACATTGAGCTTTTGCAATCTCTTTTGCTCATAGAATTGGCTActttttatttgagtttcaaTGGGAAAAAAGGAGAGTTTAATGAGTTTTCTTGTGATTTTGATGCAACCCGACCTGTAATGACATTGAGGCTTCTCCATTCTATAAAGCTGGAATATGATTTGACTTGCGTTGTTTGCAGGGATGTTGTTTTTAATTCATACGCAATGAGTTGTAGCCATTTTTTTTGCAAGTCATGTGCTTGTCTTTAG